The Streptomyces sp. CC0208 genome window below encodes:
- a CDS encoding HIT domain-containing protein, with product MTSEPEQQLGVGTQDAFQRLWTPHRMAYIQGENKPTGPGADDGCPFCSIPAKSDEDGLVVRRGRLVYAVLNLYPYTGGHLMVVPYRHVADYTDLTEPETAELAALTKQAMTALRAASGAHGFNIGMNQGTVAGAGIAAHLHQHIVPRWGGDTNFMPVVGHTKVLPQLLGDTRKMLAEAWPSE from the coding sequence ATGACGAGTGAGCCGGAGCAGCAGTTGGGAGTGGGGACGCAGGACGCGTTCCAGCGTCTGTGGACACCCCACCGGATGGCCTACATCCAGGGCGAGAACAAGCCGACCGGCCCGGGTGCCGACGACGGCTGCCCCTTCTGCTCGATTCCGGCCAAGTCCGACGAGGACGGTCTGGTCGTCCGGCGTGGCCGGCTGGTGTACGCGGTGCTCAACCTCTACCCCTACACCGGCGGCCATCTCATGGTCGTGCCCTACCGTCATGTGGCCGACTACACCGACCTCACCGAGCCGGAGACCGCTGAGCTGGCAGCGCTGACCAAGCAGGCGATGACGGCCCTGCGGGCGGCCTCCGGGGCGCACGGCTTCAACATCGGCATGAACCAGGGGACGGTCGCCGGCGCCGGTATCGCCGCCCACCTCCATCAGCACATCGTCCCGCGCTGGGGCGGCGACACGAACTTCATGCCGGTCGTCGGCCACACGAAGGTGCTGCCGCAGCTCCTTGGCGACACCCGCAAGATGCTGGCGGAGGCCTGGCCGAGCGAGTGA
- a CDS encoding potassium channel family protein, translating to MPLAVASLVFLAGYALRVLARGLPEAALDLCLAVTLAAWALFAVDYAVRWRLSGQRLHFVRKHVLDTVVLLLPLLRPLRVVKVYEAVLRRRGEPRLALHARVIAYSGLSTLLLGFAGALAVYQQERDAPGTTMPTFGDAVWWACATLTTVGYGDVTPVTPLGRLIAVGVMMIGMALLAAVTGTFASWLLQVFSREDDERPPGS from the coding sequence ATCCCCCTCGCCGTCGCCTCCCTGGTCTTCCTCGCCGGCTACGCGCTCCGGGTCCTGGCCCGCGGTCTCCCGGAAGCCGCACTCGACCTCTGCCTGGCGGTGACGCTGGCCGCCTGGGCACTGTTCGCCGTCGACTACGCGGTGCGCTGGCGTCTCAGCGGGCAGCGGCTGCACTTCGTACGGAAGCACGTGCTGGACACCGTGGTCCTGCTCCTGCCACTGCTGCGGCCGCTCAGGGTCGTGAAGGTGTACGAGGCCGTCCTGCGCCGCCGCGGCGAACCCCGACTCGCCCTGCACGCGCGCGTGATCGCGTACTCCGGTCTCTCGACCCTGCTGCTGGGCTTCGCCGGTGCCCTCGCCGTGTACCAGCAGGAGCGCGACGCCCCCGGCACCACCATGCCCACCTTCGGCGACGCCGTCTGGTGGGCCTGCGCCACCCTGACCACCGTCGGCTACGGCGACGTCACCCCGGTCACCCCACTGGGGCGTCTGATCGCGGTCGGCGTGATGATGATCGGGATGGCCCTGCTCGCCGCGGTGACCGGCACCTTCGCCTCCTGGCTGCTCCAGGTGTTCTCGCGGGAGGACGACGAAAGGCCCCCGGGAAGCTGA
- a CDS encoding phosphatidylinositol mannoside acyltransferase: MSAQDRLTDSLYGLGWGVVKKLPEPVAVRLGRSIADLAWKQRGKGVLRLESNYARVVPDASPERLAELSRAGMRSYLRYWMESFRLPAWSKDRIKAGFDPKGLHHLTDGLAAGKGVILALPHMANWDLAGAWVTTKLETPFTTVAERLKPETLYDRFVAYREGLGMEVLPHSGGSAFGTLARRLRDGGLVCLVAERDLSSSGVEVRFFGEATRIPAGPALLAQQTGALLLPVTLWYDDSPVMRGRVHPPVGVPETGTRAEKTSVMAQALADAFATGIADHPEDWHMLQRLWLKDLEPRASDGARP; encoded by the coding sequence GTGAGCGCCCAGGACCGGCTGACGGACTCGCTGTACGGCCTCGGCTGGGGCGTGGTGAAGAAGCTCCCCGAGCCGGTCGCGGTGCGCCTCGGCCGGAGCATCGCCGACCTGGCCTGGAAGCAGCGCGGCAAGGGTGTGCTGCGGCTGGAGAGCAACTACGCGCGCGTGGTGCCCGACGCGAGCCCCGAGCGCCTCGCCGAGCTCTCGCGCGCGGGCATGCGGTCGTATCTGCGCTACTGGATGGAGTCCTTCCGGCTGCCCGCCTGGAGCAAGGACCGCATCAAGGCCGGCTTCGACCCCAAGGGCCTCCACCACCTCACCGACGGACTCGCCGCAGGCAAGGGCGTCATCCTCGCGCTGCCGCACATGGCCAACTGGGATCTCGCCGGCGCCTGGGTCACCACCAAGCTGGAGACGCCGTTCACCACGGTCGCCGAACGGCTCAAGCCGGAGACTCTGTACGACCGTTTCGTCGCCTATCGCGAGGGCCTGGGCATGGAGGTGCTCCCGCACAGCGGCGGCAGCGCCTTCGGCACGCTGGCCCGACGGCTGCGGGACGGCGGTCTGGTCTGCCTGGTCGCCGAGCGCGACCTGTCCTCCTCCGGGGTCGAGGTGCGGTTCTTCGGCGAGGCGACCCGCATCCCCGCGGGCCCGGCCCTGCTGGCCCAGCAGACAGGCGCGCTGCTGCTGCCGGTGACACTCTGGTACGACGACTCGCCCGTCATGCGGGGAAGGGTGCATCCCCCGGTCGGGGTGCCCGAGACAGGTACGCGGGCCGAAAAGACGTCTGTCATGGCACAGGCGCTGGCCGATGCCTTCGCCACAGGGATCGCCGACCATCCGGAGGACTGGCACATGCTGCAGCGTTTGTGGCTGAAGGACCTCGAACCACGAGCCTCGGACGGGGCCCGCCCGTGA
- the pgsA gene encoding phosphatidylinositol phosphate synthase, which yields MGQPVASRGRAATPTLGKAMLNKYARAFFTRVLTPFASFLIRRGVSPDTVTLLGTAGVVAGALVFYPMGEFFWGTVVITLFVFSDLVDGNMARQLGRSSRWGAFLDSTLDRVADGAIFGGFALWYAGGGDDIALCAVSIFCLASGQVVSYTKARGESIGLPVAVNGLVERAERLVIALTLAGLAGLHKFGVPGIQYLLPIALWVVAVGSLITLIQRVVTVRRESAEAEQAAEAVQAADEPSADEPSATGPAAGESREQGSEAAK from the coding sequence ATGGGCCAGCCGGTGGCCAGCAGGGGCCGCGCGGCCACACCGACCCTCGGGAAGGCCATGCTGAACAAGTACGCGCGTGCTTTCTTCACGCGTGTTCTCACGCCGTTCGCCTCGTTCCTGATCAGAAGGGGCGTCAGCCCCGACACGGTCACCCTCCTCGGCACTGCCGGAGTGGTCGCGGGCGCGCTGGTCTTCTATCCCATGGGCGAGTTCTTCTGGGGCACGGTCGTGATCACGCTGTTCGTGTTCTCCGACCTCGTCGACGGCAACATGGCCCGTCAGCTCGGCCGCTCCAGCCGCTGGGGGGCCTTCCTGGACTCCACGCTCGACCGGGTCGCGGACGGCGCGATCTTCGGCGGCTTCGCCCTCTGGTACGCGGGCGGGGGCGACGACATCGCCCTGTGCGCGGTCTCCATCTTCTGCCTGGCCAGCGGTCAGGTGGTGTCGTACACGAAGGCCCGTGGCGAGTCGATCGGGCTGCCGGTCGCCGTCAACGGCCTCGTCGAGCGCGCCGAGCGGCTGGTGATCGCCCTGACCCTGGCGGGCCTCGCGGGCCTGCACAAGTTCGGCGTGCCGGGCATCCAGTACCTGCTGCCGATCGCCCTGTGGGTCGTGGCCGTCGGCAGCCTGATCACGCTGATCCAGCGGGTCGTCACGGTCCGCCGGGAGTCCGCTGAGGCCGAGCAGGCCGCGGAGGCCGTGCAGGCTGCGGACGAGCCCTCCGCGGACGAGCCCTCCGCCACCGGTCCGGCGGCCGGGGAGTCCCGGGAGCAGGGGAGCGAGGCCGCGAAGTGA
- the thrS gene encoding threonine--tRNA ligase: MSDVRVIIHRDSEREERVVTTGTTAAELFAGERSIVAARVGGELKDLAYVLSEGEEVEGVEISSEDGLNILRHSTAHVMAQAVQELFPEAKLGIGPPVKDGFYYDFDVEKPFTPEDLKAIEKKMQEIQKRGQKFSRRVVTDEAAREELSDEPYKLELIGLKGSASSDDGADVEVGSGELTIYDNLDAKTGDLCWKDLCRGPHLPSTRAIPAFKLMRNAAAYWRGSEKNPMLQRIYGTAWPTKDELKAHLDFLAEAEKRDHRKLGSELDLFSIPEQIGSGLAVFHPKGGIIRRVMEDYSRRRHEEEGYEFVYTPHATKGKLFEQSGHLDWYADGMYPPMQLDEGVDYYLKPMNCPMHNLIFDARGRSYRELPLRLFEFGTVYRYEKSGVVHGLTRARGFTQDDAHIYCTREQMSEELDKTLTFVLGLLRDYGLTDFYLELSTKDPEKFVGSDEVWEEATETLRQVAEKQGLPLVPDPGGAAFYGPKISVQTKDAIGRTWQMSTIQLDFNLPERFELEYTSPDGSKQRPVMIHRALFGSIERFFAVLLEHYAGAFPAWLAPVQALGIPIGDAHVEYLEKFAAAAKKQGLRVEVDSSSDRMQKKIRNAQKQKVPFMVIAGDEDMAGGSVSFRYRDGSQENGIPFDEAIAKIAKVVEERAQV, encoded by the coding sequence GTGTCAGACGTCCGTGTGATCATCCATCGCGATTCCGAGCGGGAAGAGCGCGTGGTGACGACGGGCACTACGGCCGCCGAGCTCTTCGCCGGCGAGCGCTCGATCGTCGCCGCGCGCGTGGGAGGCGAGCTCAAGGACCTCGCGTACGTCCTGTCCGAGGGCGAGGAGGTCGAGGGCGTCGAGATCTCCTCCGAGGACGGTCTCAACATCCTGCGCCACTCCACCGCGCACGTGATGGCGCAGGCCGTGCAGGAGCTCTTCCCCGAGGCCAAGCTGGGCATCGGCCCGCCGGTCAAGGACGGCTTCTACTACGACTTCGACGTCGAGAAGCCGTTCACGCCCGAGGATCTCAAGGCCATCGAGAAGAAGATGCAGGAGATCCAGAAGCGGGGACAGAAGTTCTCCCGCCGCGTGGTGACCGACGAGGCGGCTCGCGAGGAGCTGTCGGACGAGCCGTACAAGCTCGAACTGATCGGCCTCAAGGGCTCGGCCTCCTCGGACGACGGCGCGGACGTCGAGGTCGGCTCCGGTGAGCTGACCATCTACGACAACCTCGACGCCAAGACCGGCGACCTGTGCTGGAAGGACCTCTGCCGCGGCCCCCACCTGCCGTCGACCCGCGCGATTCCGGCCTTCAAGTTGATGCGCAACGCGGCCGCCTACTGGCGCGGCAGCGAGAAGAACCCGATGCTCCAGCGCATCTACGGCACCGCGTGGCCGACCAAGGACGAGCTGAAGGCGCACCTCGACTTCCTCGCCGAGGCCGAGAAGCGCGACCACCGCAAGCTGGGCTCCGAGCTCGACCTGTTCTCCATCCCGGAGCAGATCGGCTCCGGACTCGCCGTCTTCCACCCCAAGGGCGGCATCATCCGCCGGGTGATGGAGGACTACTCGCGCCGCCGCCACGAGGAGGAGGGCTACGAGTTCGTCTACACCCCGCACGCGACGAAGGGGAAGCTCTTCGAGCAGTCCGGGCACCTGGACTGGTACGCCGACGGCATGTACCCGCCCATGCAGCTCGACGAGGGCGTGGACTACTACCTCAAGCCCATGAACTGCCCGATGCACAACCTGATCTTCGATGCGCGCGGCCGCTCCTACCGCGAACTGCCGCTGCGCCTCTTCGAGTTCGGGACCGTGTACCGGTACGAGAAGTCGGGCGTCGTGCACGGCCTCACGCGTGCGCGTGGCTTCACGCAGGACGACGCGCACATCTACTGCACCCGTGAGCAGATGTCGGAGGAGCTCGACAAGACGCTCACCTTCGTCCTCGGCCTGCTGCGCGACTACGGCCTGACCGACTTCTACCTGGAGCTGTCCACCAAGGACCCGGAGAAGTTCGTCGGCTCGGACGAGGTCTGGGAAGAGGCCACGGAGACGCTGCGCCAGGTCGCCGAGAAGCAGGGCCTGCCGCTCGTGCCCGACCCCGGTGGCGCCGCCTTCTACGGCCCGAAGATCTCCGTCCAGACCAAGGACGCCATCGGCCGTACCTGGCAGATGTCCACGATCCAGCTGGACTTCAACCTGCCGGAGCGCTTCGAGCTGGAGTACACCTCGCCCGACGGCTCCAAGCAGCGTCCGGTCATGATCCACCGCGCGCTGTTCGGTTCCATCGAGCGGTTCTTCGCGGTGCTCCTGGAGCACTACGCGGGCGCCTTCCCGGCGTGGCTGGCCCCGGTCCAGGCGCTCGGCATCCCGATCGGCGACGCGCACGTCGAGTACCTGGAGAAGTTCGCGGCCGCGGCCAAGAAGCAGGGCCTGCGCGTCGAGGTCGACTCCTCGTCCGACCGCATGCAGAAGAAGATCCGCAACGCCCAGAAGCAGAAGGTGCCCTTCATGGTCATCGCGGGCGACGAGGACATGGCGGGCGGCTCGGTCTCCTTCCGCTACCGCGACGGCTCGCAGGAGAACGGCATCCCGTTCGACGAGGCCATCGCGAAGATCGCGAAGGTCGTGGAGGAGCGGGCGCAGGTCTGA
- a CDS encoding elongation factor G-like protein EF-G2, with protein sequence MGDKANAHPGAAGRATAADHPASVRNVVLVGHSGSGKTTLVEALALTAGAVNRAGRVEDGGTVSDYDEIEHRQQRSVQLSLVPVEWDGYKINLLDTPGYADFVGELRAGLRAADAALFVVSASDGVDGSTRMVWEECAAVGMPRAIVITHLEAARADFEEMTRICAETFGGDDPDAVLPLYLPLRGPQGPDGHAPVTGLTGLLSQKLFDYSSGERKESEPGEDLLPGIEEARNRLIEGIISESEDETLMDRYLGGEEIDFKTLVEDLERAVARGVFHPVLAAAPAADGARQGLGTVELMELITGGFPTPFEHPTPGVTTIDGKPREIKACDTEGPLVAEVVKTASDPYVGRISLVRVFSGTLRPDETVHVSGHGLADRGHEDHDVDERIGALSAPFGKQQRQLSHCIAGDLACVAKLSRAETGDTLSAKDDPLLMEPWEMPDPLLPLAIQAHSKADEDKLSQGLARLVAEDPTMRLEQNQDTHQVVLWCLGEAHADVALERLRSRYGVQVDVVPHRVSLRETFADKSAGRGRHVKQSGGHGQYAICEIEVEPLPGGSGIEFVDKVVGGAVPRQFIPSVEKGVRAQAAKGVATGHQLIDVRVTLLDGKAHSVDSSDAAFQTAGALALREAAAEARIHLLEPVSEVSVLVGDDYVGAVMSDLSGRRGRVLGTEQTNGGRTLIKAEVPEIEIGRYAVDLRSLSHGTARFSRSYARHEPMPPQIAERIREEARAAS encoded by the coding sequence ATGGGCGACAAGGCGAACGCACACCCCGGAGCCGCCGGCAGGGCAACAGCGGCCGACCACCCCGCGTCCGTACGGAATGTGGTGCTGGTCGGCCACTCCGGATCGGGCAAGACGACATTGGTGGAAGCTCTCGCACTCACCGCGGGGGCAGTGAACCGGGCGGGCCGCGTGGAGGACGGCGGCACCGTCTCGGACTACGACGAGATCGAGCACCGGCAGCAACGCTCGGTACAGCTCTCCCTGGTGCCCGTCGAATGGGACGGGTACAAGATCAACCTTCTGGACACCCCCGGATACGCCGACTTCGTCGGAGAACTCAGGGCCGGTCTGCGAGCGGCTGACGCGGCCCTTTTCGTCGTCTCGGCCTCGGACGGGGTGGACGGCTCCACGCGGATGGTGTGGGAGGAGTGCGCGGCCGTCGGGATGCCCCGCGCGATTGTGATCACGCATCTGGAGGCCGCGCGGGCGGACTTCGAGGAGATGACGCGGATCTGCGCGGAGACCTTCGGCGGCGACGACCCCGACGCCGTGCTCCCGCTCTATCTGCCGCTGCGCGGGCCGCAGGGGCCCGACGGGCACGCGCCCGTGACCGGCCTGACCGGACTGCTGTCGCAGAAGCTGTTCGACTACTCGTCCGGGGAGCGCAAGGAGTCCGAGCCGGGCGAGGACCTGCTGCCGGGGATCGAGGAGGCCCGCAACCGGCTGATCGAGGGGATCATCTCGGAGAGCGAGGACGAGACCCTCATGGACCGCTATCTGGGCGGCGAGGAGATCGACTTCAAGACGCTCGTGGAGGACCTGGAGCGGGCCGTCGCGCGCGGGGTGTTCCATCCGGTCCTGGCGGCCGCCCCCGCGGCCGACGGTGCCCGGCAGGGGCTCGGCACGGTCGAGCTGATGGAGCTGATCACAGGCGGGTTCCCGACACCGTTCGAGCACCCCACGCCGGGCGTCACGACCATCGACGGCAAGCCGCGCGAGATCAAGGCGTGCGACACCGAGGGGCCGCTGGTCGCGGAGGTCGTGAAGACGGCGTCCGATCCCTATGTCGGCCGGATCTCGCTGGTGCGGGTCTTCTCGGGCACCTTGCGCCCCGACGAGACGGTCCATGTCTCCGGGCACGGGCTCGCCGACCGCGGGCACGAGGACCACGACGTCGACGAGCGCATCGGTGCCCTGTCCGCCCCCTTCGGCAAGCAGCAGCGCCAGCTCTCGCACTGCATCGCGGGCGACCTCGCGTGCGTGGCCAAACTCAGCCGCGCGGAGACCGGCGACACCCTCTCGGCCAAGGACGACCCGCTGCTCATGGAGCCGTGGGAGATGCCGGACCCGCTGTTGCCGCTCGCCATCCAGGCGCACAGCAAGGCGGACGAGGACAAGCTCTCGCAGGGCCTCGCCCGACTGGTCGCCGAGGATCCGACCATGCGGCTCGAACAGAACCAGGACACCCACCAGGTCGTCCTGTGGTGCCTGGGCGAGGCGCACGCCGACGTGGCGCTCGAACGGCTGCGCAGCCGCTACGGCGTGCAGGTGGACGTCGTACCGCACCGGGTGTCCCTGCGGGAGACGTTCGCGGACAAGTCGGCCGGGCGCGGGCGGCATGTGAAGCAGTCCGGCGGCCACGGGCAGTACGCCATCTGCGAGATCGAGGTGGAGCCGCTGCCCGGCGGCTCGGGCATCGAGTTCGTGGACAAGGTCGTCGGCGGTGCCGTGCCGCGGCAGTTCATCCCGTCCGTCGAGAAGGGCGTACGGGCGCAGGCGGCCAAGGGAGTGGCCACCGGCCACCAGCTCATCGACGTCCGCGTGACGCTGCTGGACGGCAAGGCGCACTCCGTGGACTCCTCGGACGCCGCGTTCCAGACGGCCGGGGCACTGGCACTCAGGGAGGCGGCGGCGGAGGCGAGGATCCATCTGCTGGAGCCGGTCTCCGAGGTGTCCGTGCTGGTCGGCGACGACTACGTGGGCGCCGTGATGAGCGACCTGTCCGGGCGGCGCGGCCGGGTGCTCGGCACCGAGCAGACCAACGGCGGTCGCACGCTCATCAAGGCCGAGGTGCCCGAGATCGAGATCGGGCGGTACGCGGTGGACCTCAGGTCCCTGTCGCACGGCACCGCGCGCTTCAGCCGCTCCTATGCCCGCCACGAGCCCATGCCGCCGCAGATCGCCGAGAGGATCCGTGAAGAGGCGCGTGCCGCCTCGTAG